In a genomic window of Roseimicrobium gellanilyticum:
- a CDS encoding FHA domain-containing protein: MPYLAFNLNNGNEFIFDLEDARLSLGRNSRNEIVIDSSQISSFHAELTRRPDGSYEVIDLKSSNGTFVNGKRVERAVLRPGDKVRFGGLEAKFKDSQDTENGQPRGSGKSVEEKKREAQQSGAPESKTEAVQLTERAASVRNGGGKGHQAAMAATSAVPVLRDSKMPFSAPASSGAARFGSPPAKPANREEDGVPATAPITFEPAAPSSLSMAPPVGLSDAPLTFAAPQGLSAMPPPASLSAAPPLPAPPPAPPQAPPQLAPQPAPQQPSMRTAGGRQAPSTATSAVPTLKATRSVRVGLGAMSFKPPQLQSLDRSTDTAAGDPKNQAIVPPAARSNKNGGGRPAPAMKDTSVVPTLKSTRGVRVGAGAMPAAFASPPVQGMPPVAPIDPTPTPTPAPVPVPPGPAGVNVQPLVLDAPQGFLTPPLPPGSMSTGAAAPPAPAPAPTPPAAPVPAPVDARAESEEVVHARMQFAEVQRELNQSLVELNAVQAQIAEHRAAEMRTRERAGREGQEAEAYLAKLARDIREAEEKISVMARDVSTRESNDAALAAAAASRVDDLNRSVGTMQSRQKDLEENIAGLFNERTARERDLAEVNARLAAAREEVETARKLQQTVAEQTREAETRLRDAATKANQSQEAHGMTEERVRALQAELAAAQERLQSMRNESDQAAKALEERKGATELAISQREEQLRVLDMRVAEHEAKRNAAETRLMELAGTDNRLASANEALKLIQEQQTAAEVALARLRTQQDQERTEMAQTAEKLASVIVQQTKASTQMETVQRELTDREAKLAVAKDAIAQAEAAAAARQMELEKAFAEKQASLEKAAAEREQQARDAEGKVQSMDAVLAALTGRINELRELEKVLVETRPRLEAVEARRNEAEASLTSLSAQMHERTRELSEVAGRVSAQESVLKEIAAREQEAQAALQTVRKENEAERARLEELRATTAEGEKALGARRAELERVVSDMESAARSSEERLEQLRRQEEEVMRKLSDLASTDTKLQDSAKTVQALEEQRARVQEQIATLSVQREEREQEISASAEKGAAQHLLVLTLSRQRAGLEENVAELTTATEKTRKLLADIEAKKTETETKLATRTTEAEKALAEMEQKVASEKKAFEEFKTKREEIDKQLASLKDTESKIASARDLLAATNKGQEDAEAKLKLALEGAKLEQQKQEGLAAKTAELQRSIETHKQQQEFLQENIAKLSQDSSAQFALIGENQAAAREAGRVLALKQTELASVEDQLAIASRKRLELESQIAEFRDIEQKVAGAKEAFQTLERQAAEETQRLAAATQEKTQLDQALVAAKQEMEGQRTQLDALRQQQEQAKREIEVAKQLAEAENHRAVGIREEMAQVGAAIAARQADVAATEKKLEAVQAKLVPAEKRLADLQDLENRVREAQAALKATEQLRTGEERNIADLEKQREKLRRDIAGLTTQETVDRAKADEQSRRAKAEEARVAEATKQFERVSIAIQQMDAKRAEVESRVLAAQEEEKAVRAGIPAVTAEMAKVREELQAIQTERAREESKVKMLNDEFAATTARHEAVTAKCAELEQSRVAVEQEMAAVRAQQEQATVRMASLKAEEEELKASTAAARARHEEREAAAAARLAEMEKAFENLRQQEEALVNTLQNHRRQLQEEESAGEALRQKFAAAESRYSELFRNGDKILSINEALELAEERRREMNRGLAGMAEQELGLQVRLTALEESIKRDTRREEELRREREQAEEENRRMVERLRGEFDGMKQLFSDQLKREETSLASRMKERIADMQQKHDILSRGLSAAADEQTVILFANDLIKRLDLIDILIQRYTGTGQDGVEQQLRTLRASFADILSQHGIAEFRVDSGTEVDVALRQRIAVVENVTGEQRPRVVESYRPGFVYSPDGAREMILRKVEVKTSSE, encoded by the coding sequence ATGCCTTATCTGGCTTTCAACCTCAACAACGGTAACGAATTCATCTTCGACCTCGAAGATGCGCGACTCTCTTTAGGGAGGAACAGCCGCAACGAAATCGTCATCGACAGCTCCCAAATCTCCAGCTTTCACGCGGAACTGACGCGTCGACCTGATGGCAGCTATGAGGTGATTGATCTCAAGTCGTCGAACGGGACCTTTGTGAATGGCAAGCGCGTTGAGCGTGCGGTACTGCGCCCGGGTGACAAGGTTCGCTTTGGTGGACTCGAGGCAAAATTCAAGGATTCCCAGGACACGGAGAACGGCCAGCCGAGAGGCAGCGGCAAATCCGTGGAAGAGAAGAAGCGTGAAGCCCAGCAGAGTGGCGCACCCGAGTCAAAGACCGAGGCGGTGCAGCTCACGGAGCGTGCGGCTTCCGTCAGGAACGGAGGCGGCAAGGGACATCAGGCTGCCATGGCGGCTACCAGTGCCGTGCCGGTACTGCGCGATAGCAAAATGCCGTTTTCCGCACCTGCGTCGTCGGGTGCCGCCCGCTTCGGCAGTCCACCCGCCAAGCCGGCGAACCGTGAGGAAGACGGTGTTCCTGCGACCGCTCCCATCACCTTCGAGCCAGCCGCGCCCTCCTCCCTTAGCATGGCTCCTCCCGTTGGGTTGAGTGACGCTCCGCTCACGTTTGCGGCACCGCAGGGCTTGTCTGCCATGCCGCCGCCTGCGTCGCTCTCGGCAGCCCCGCCGCTCCCTGCGCCGCCGCCCGCGCCACCGCAAGCCCCTCCTCAACTCGCACCGCAGCCCGCTCCGCAGCAGCCTTCCATGAGGACGGCTGGCGGGCGTCAGGCGCCGTCCACCGCCACGAGTGCCGTGCCCACACTCAAGGCGACGCGTTCCGTGCGCGTAGGTCTTGGGGCGATGTCTTTCAAGCCGCCGCAACTTCAGTCCCTTGATCGCAGCACAGACACTGCGGCCGGCGATCCCAAGAATCAGGCGATCGTGCCGCCTGCGGCTCGATCCAACAAAAACGGTGGTGGCCGGCCGGCCCCTGCCATGAAGGACACGAGTGTGGTGCCCACGCTCAAGTCCACCCGCGGCGTACGTGTGGGTGCCGGAGCCATGCCGGCTGCTTTTGCCAGTCCTCCGGTGCAGGGCATGCCGCCCGTGGCACCGATTGATCCGACTCCGACTCCGACTCCTGCTCCGGTTCCCGTGCCTCCTGGCCCGGCGGGTGTGAATGTGCAGCCGCTGGTGCTGGACGCTCCGCAGGGCTTCCTCACACCACCGTTGCCTCCGGGCTCCATGTCAACCGGTGCAGCCGCGCCGCCAGCCCCGGCCCCGGCCCCGACACCGCCAGCCGCTCCGGTCCCAGCGCCCGTAGATGCACGTGCGGAATCAGAGGAAGTGGTGCACGCGAGGATGCAGTTCGCCGAGGTGCAGCGGGAGCTCAATCAGTCTCTTGTGGAGCTGAATGCCGTGCAGGCCCAGATTGCCGAGCACCGTGCCGCGGAAATGCGCACGCGCGAACGTGCCGGTCGTGAAGGCCAGGAAGCGGAAGCCTATCTCGCGAAGCTGGCCCGTGATATCCGCGAAGCGGAGGAGAAGATCTCTGTGATGGCTCGTGACGTGTCCACGCGCGAGAGCAATGATGCTGCACTGGCTGCGGCTGCTGCCTCCCGTGTGGATGATCTCAACAGGTCCGTGGGCACCATGCAGTCCCGGCAGAAGGATCTGGAGGAGAACATTGCCGGTCTCTTCAACGAGCGTACTGCAAGGGAAAGAGATCTGGCTGAAGTCAACGCACGCCTCGCCGCGGCCCGTGAAGAAGTTGAGACCGCGAGGAAGCTCCAGCAGACCGTGGCTGAACAGACACGCGAGGCGGAGACGCGTCTGCGTGACGCTGCCACGAAGGCCAATCAATCGCAGGAAGCTCATGGCATGACGGAGGAGCGCGTTCGCGCGCTTCAGGCGGAACTGGCCGCTGCCCAGGAACGGCTCCAGTCGATGCGGAACGAGTCTGACCAGGCTGCCAAGGCGCTGGAGGAGCGGAAGGGCGCGACGGAGCTGGCCATCAGTCAGCGTGAAGAGCAATTGCGTGTGCTCGACATGCGCGTGGCTGAGCACGAAGCGAAGCGGAACGCTGCCGAGACCCGCCTGATGGAGCTTGCCGGTACGGACAACCGTCTCGCCTCTGCGAATGAAGCACTCAAACTGATCCAGGAGCAGCAAACGGCTGCTGAAGTTGCCCTTGCGCGCCTGCGCACGCAGCAGGATCAGGAGAGGACGGAGATGGCCCAGACGGCTGAGAAGCTGGCTTCTGTGATCGTGCAGCAGACCAAAGCCTCCACCCAAATGGAGACGGTCCAGAGGGAACTGACCGACCGCGAAGCAAAGCTGGCCGTGGCCAAGGATGCGATTGCCCAGGCGGAAGCTGCGGCGGCAGCGCGCCAGATGGAACTGGAAAAAGCTTTTGCCGAGAAGCAGGCCTCCTTGGAAAAGGCTGCCGCCGAGCGCGAGCAACAGGCGCGTGATGCCGAGGGGAAGGTCCAGTCGATGGACGCGGTCCTTGCGGCACTCACGGGAAGAATCAACGAACTCCGCGAACTGGAGAAGGTGCTGGTGGAGACCAGACCCCGACTGGAGGCCGTGGAGGCCCGGCGCAACGAGGCGGAGGCATCGCTGACTTCGCTTTCCGCGCAGATGCATGAGCGCACCCGCGAATTGAGCGAGGTGGCAGGGCGAGTGAGCGCGCAGGAAAGCGTGCTGAAGGAGATTGCGGCTCGCGAACAGGAGGCGCAGGCAGCCCTGCAGACTGTCCGCAAGGAGAACGAAGCCGAGCGTGCCCGCCTGGAAGAACTGCGTGCGACCACGGCAGAGGGTGAAAAGGCGCTGGGGGCAAGACGAGCAGAACTCGAGCGCGTCGTGTCGGACATGGAAAGCGCCGCGCGTTCCTCCGAAGAACGTCTCGAGCAGTTGCGCCGTCAGGAAGAGGAGGTCATGCGCAAGCTGTCCGACCTCGCCTCCACGGATACGAAGCTTCAAGATTCTGCGAAGACGGTGCAGGCTCTGGAAGAGCAGCGAGCCCGTGTTCAGGAGCAGATTGCGACCCTCAGTGTGCAGCGCGAAGAGCGCGAGCAGGAAATTTCCGCCTCCGCCGAGAAGGGCGCTGCGCAGCATCTCCTGGTGCTGACACTCTCCCGTCAGCGTGCTGGTCTGGAAGAGAATGTGGCAGAGCTGACCACGGCGACCGAGAAGACCCGCAAGCTGCTGGCAGATATCGAGGCCAAGAAGACTGAGACCGAGACCAAACTCGCGACTCGCACCACCGAGGCAGAGAAGGCGCTTGCCGAGATGGAGCAGAAGGTCGCTTCCGAGAAGAAGGCCTTCGAAGAGTTCAAGACGAAGCGCGAGGAAATCGACAAGCAGCTCGCCTCGCTGAAGGACACCGAGAGCAAGATCGCTTCCGCGCGTGACCTCCTTGCTGCGACCAACAAGGGCCAGGAGGATGCTGAGGCCAAACTCAAGCTGGCGCTGGAAGGCGCGAAATTGGAGCAGCAGAAGCAGGAGGGACTCGCGGCGAAGACGGCGGAGTTGCAGCGCTCCATCGAGACCCACAAGCAGCAACAGGAATTCCTGCAGGAGAACATTGCCAAGCTGTCCCAGGATTCCAGCGCGCAGTTTGCGCTGATCGGAGAGAATCAGGCTGCAGCAAGAGAGGCGGGTCGTGTGCTCGCGCTGAAGCAAACAGAGCTGGCCAGTGTCGAAGACCAGCTCGCCATTGCCTCCAGAAAGCGGCTGGAGCTTGAGAGTCAGATCGCGGAGTTCCGCGACATTGAGCAGAAGGTTGCCGGAGCCAAGGAAGCGTTCCAGACGCTCGAACGCCAAGCGGCAGAAGAGACGCAGCGACTTGCGGCGGCCACGCAGGAGAAGACGCAACTCGATCAAGCCCTGGTTGCCGCCAAGCAGGAGATGGAAGGCCAGCGCACGCAGCTCGACGCTCTGCGCCAGCAACAGGAGCAGGCGAAGCGCGAGATCGAAGTCGCGAAGCAGCTCGCCGAAGCTGAGAACCATCGTGCCGTCGGCATCCGCGAGGAGATGGCGCAGGTGGGTGCCGCGATTGCAGCGCGCCAGGCGGACGTCGCCGCGACCGAGAAGAAGCTCGAGGCGGTGCAGGCCAAGCTGGTGCCGGCAGAGAAGCGCCTTGCTGACCTGCAGGATCTCGAAAACCGGGTGCGCGAAGCACAGGCCGCCCTCAAGGCCACCGAGCAGCTTCGCACAGGGGAAGAACGCAACATTGCCGATCTCGAGAAGCAGCGTGAAAAGCTGCGCCGCGACATTGCCGGTCTGACGACCCAGGAGACCGTGGACCGCGCCAAGGCGGATGAGCAATCCCGTCGTGCGAAGGCGGAGGAAGCGCGAGTTGCGGAAGCCACGAAGCAATTCGAGCGGGTGTCCATTGCCATCCAGCAGATGGATGCGAAGCGCGCCGAGGTCGAGAGCCGTGTGTTGGCTGCACAGGAGGAAGAGAAGGCTGTGCGCGCAGGCATTCCCGCAGTCACCGCGGAGATGGCCAAGGTGCGTGAAGAGCTCCAAGCCATCCAGACCGAGCGTGCACGTGAGGAGTCGAAGGTGAAGATGCTGAACGATGAGTTCGCAGCGACCACCGCCCGCCATGAAGCCGTCACTGCAAAGTGCGCGGAACTGGAGCAGTCGCGTGTGGCTGTGGAGCAGGAAATGGCGGCTGTGCGAGCCCAGCAAGAGCAGGCCACTGTGCGCATGGCCTCCCTGAAAGCAGAAGAGGAAGAGCTCAAGGCCAGCACCGCCGCGGCGCGCGCGCGCCACGAGGAACGGGAAGCTGCCGCCGCAGCGCGTCTTGCCGAGATGGAGAAGGCTTTCGAGAACCTGCGTCAGCAGGAGGAAGCCCTGGTCAACACCTTGCAAAATCATCGTCGACAGCTCCAGGAAGAGGAATCAGCGGGCGAAGCTCTGCGGCAGAAGTTTGCAGCAGCGGAGTCGCGCTACTCTGAACTTTTCCGCAACGGCGACAAGATCCTCTCCATCAACGAAGCACTCGAGCTTGCGGAAGAACGCAGGCGCGAGATGAATCGCGGCCTTGCCGGCATGGCCGAGCAGGAGCTGGGTCTGCAGGTGCGGCTTACCGCGCTGGAGGAGAGCATCAAACGGGACACGCGGCGCGAGGAAGAACTGCGTCGCGAACGTGAGCAGGCTGAAGAGGAGAACCGCCGCATGGTGGAGCGCCTGCGTGGTGAGTTCGATGGGATGAAGCAGCTCTTCAGTGATCAGCTCAAGCGTGAGGAGACGTCGCTGGCTTCGAGGATGAAGGAGCGCATCGCGGATATGCAGCAGAAACATGACATCCTTTCGCGAGGTCTGTCTGCTGCCGCGGATGAGCAGACCGTCATCTTGTTTGCCAACGATCTTATCAAAAGACTGGACCTTATAGACATTCTGATTCAGCGCTACACGGGCACGGGTCAGGACGGAGTGGAGCAGCAGCTTCGCACGTTGAGGGCGTCCTTCGCAGATATTCTTTCCCAGCATGGCATCGCTGAGTTCCGCGTGGATTCAGGCACTGAGGTCGATGTGGCTCTCCGTCAGCGCATTGCCGTGGTGGAGAACGTCACCGGTGAGCAGCGGCCGCGTGTCGTAGAGAGTTACCGCCCTGGCTTCGTCTATTCTCCTGATGGCGCCCGGGAAATGATTCTACGCAAGGTCGAGGTCAAGACTTCGAGCGAATAA
- the ndk gene encoding nucleoside-diphosphate kinase has product MSAQTTLILLKPDCVSKGLCGEVLKRFESAGFVIRGMKMIQLTDEVLKDHYSHIADKPFFPEVANFMKSVPVIALALSGDNVIERVRTLLGPTDSRKADKGTIRGDYGGDMMVNVAHASDSPENAEAELKRFFKADEIFAR; this is encoded by the coding sequence ATGTCCGCGCAAACGACCCTCATCCTCCTCAAGCCCGACTGTGTCTCCAAAGGCCTCTGCGGCGAAGTGCTCAAGCGTTTTGAAAGCGCCGGATTCGTCATTCGCGGCATGAAGATGATCCAGCTCACGGACGAGGTGCTCAAGGATCACTACTCCCACATTGCGGACAAGCCCTTCTTCCCCGAAGTGGCCAACTTCATGAAGAGCGTACCGGTGATCGCCCTCGCCCTCAGCGGGGATAATGTCATCGAGCGCGTGCGCACCCTCCTTGGACCCACGGACTCCCGCAAGGCGGACAAGGGCACCATCCGCGGTGACTACGGCGGCGACATGATGGTCAACGTGGCCCACGCCTCCGACTCCCCCGAGAACGCCGAAGCCGAGCTCAAACGCTTCTTCAAGGCGGACGAGATTTTCGCCCGCTAG
- a CDS encoding DNA-binding protein has protein sequence MFGFGGDDQQHPRGAPPLHSEKIVGERKIFFLDLKENDRGRFIKITEDVRGRRDTIMLPMENAEEFLDALQRILQVHREGEE, from the coding sequence ATGTTTGGATTCGGTGGTGATGATCAGCAGCACCCGCGCGGCGCGCCCCCGCTGCATAGTGAGAAGATCGTTGGAGAAAGAAAAATCTTCTTTCTCGACCTGAAGGAAAACGACCGGGGTCGCTTCATCAAGATCACGGAGGATGTACGTGGCCGCAGGGACACCATCATGCTCCCCATGGAGAACGCGGAGGAGTTTCTCGACGCTCTCCAGCGCATTCTCCAGGTGCATCGCGAGGGGGAGGAATAG
- a CDS encoding RNA polymerase sigma factor, whose translation MSAPPPSSPDLSDLVARVRDERCERSAKTLVERLYPLVLRIVRAHLPRRSSEEDLAQEVFMKMFARIEQWRAQMPFEHWVSRVAVTTCLDALRHQKRRPELRWSDLSETEAEMLDHVLHDEADTGAGDTVGARELAHKLLETLKPADRLVLTMMDMEGRSVADVQSATGWSATLVKVRAFRARRKLRKAFAALESAFTPSPSPAS comes from the coding sequence ATGTCAGCCCCTCCCCCCTCCAGCCCCGATCTTTCCGACCTGGTGGCAAGGGTACGTGACGAGCGGTGCGAACGCTCGGCAAAGACCCTGGTGGAGCGCCTCTACCCGCTGGTCCTTCGCATCGTCAGAGCCCACCTCCCGCGCCGCAGCAGTGAAGAGGATCTCGCCCAGGAGGTGTTCATGAAAATGTTTGCCCGCATCGAGCAATGGCGGGCCCAGATGCCCTTTGAGCACTGGGTCTCGCGCGTGGCCGTCACCACCTGCCTGGACGCCCTGCGCCACCAGAAACGCCGACCCGAGCTGCGCTGGTCCGACCTCAGCGAAACCGAGGCGGAAATGCTGGACCACGTCCTGCATGATGAGGCCGATACTGGAGCTGGTGATACCGTGGGCGCACGTGAACTCGCCCACAAGCTCCTGGAAACCCTGAAGCCGGCGGACCGCCTCGTCCTGACGATGATGGACATGGAAGGTCGTTCCGTGGCAGATGTGCAATCTGCGACCGGATGGAGCGCCACTCTTGTGAAGGTGCGCGCCTTCCGTGCCCGGCGTAAACTGAGAAAAGCCTTCGCCGCACTCGAGTCCGCGTTTACTCCTTCTCCCTCTCCCGCCTCATGA
- a CDS encoding PIN/TRAM domain-containing protein yields the protein MQVPWSIKLARALFLTLAVVLGGAIAAGFHAEIWVGTLIGLVVGGFFVLVDSLLAQFTFREFSFGTFGLLVGLFCAWLVTKIGIMDLPWFRSLEDPESIRSVVEICLYLIFGFLGITLALRSDRDQFSFIIPYVRFRRDASEGEPMLLDTNVIIDGRVPQVYETGFLSGNLVVPRFVLDELQRMADSRDPMKSSRGKRGLDSVQKLRDTKGIELTIHESPPGTVEAGPVDALLVTLAHELNARLLTNDVNLGKVARVRNVTVLNLNDLARALQPEVGAGDELDISLVKSGKEKHQAVGYLPDGAMIVVNYASQFIGDTVAIVVSGVTHTSAGRLIFADLKQARVVQ from the coding sequence GTGCAAGTACCCTGGTCCATCAAGCTCGCGCGGGCGCTCTTTCTGACGCTCGCGGTTGTCCTTGGCGGTGCTATCGCCGCAGGCTTTCATGCAGAGATATGGGTTGGCACGTTGATTGGCCTGGTGGTGGGCGGATTCTTCGTGCTGGTGGACTCGCTCCTGGCTCAGTTCACCTTCCGTGAATTCTCCTTTGGCACGTTTGGCCTCCTGGTGGGTCTCTTTTGTGCGTGGCTTGTCACCAAGATCGGCATCATGGATCTGCCGTGGTTCCGCAGCTTGGAGGATCCGGAATCCATCCGCAGTGTGGTGGAGATCTGCCTGTACCTGATCTTCGGTTTCCTCGGAATCACCCTCGCGCTGCGTAGTGATCGTGACCAGTTTTCCTTCATCATCCCTTACGTGCGCTTTCGCAGGGATGCCTCCGAAGGCGAGCCCATGCTGCTGGACACGAATGTAATCATCGATGGGCGTGTGCCGCAGGTGTACGAAACGGGATTCCTCTCGGGCAACCTGGTCGTGCCACGCTTTGTACTCGATGAGTTGCAGCGTATGGCCGACTCCCGCGATCCGATGAAGAGCTCGCGAGGAAAGAGGGGCTTGGATTCAGTGCAGAAGCTGCGCGATACCAAGGGGATCGAGCTCACCATCCACGAGTCTCCACCGGGCACGGTTGAAGCTGGCCCGGTGGATGCCCTGCTGGTGACACTGGCCCATGAACTGAATGCCCGCCTGCTCACCAATGATGTGAATCTCGGGAAAGTCGCCCGTGTGCGCAATGTGACGGTGTTGAATCTCAATGACCTCGCCAGAGCTCTCCAGCCAGAAGTGGGCGCCGGTGATGAACTGGACATCAGCCTGGTGAAGTCAGGCAAGGAGAAGCACCAGGCCGTGGGCTATCTGCCGGATGGCGCGATGATTGTGGTGAACTATGCGTCCCAGTTCATCGGGGACACGGTGGCCATTGTGGTGAGCGGTGTCACGCACACCTCCGCCGGCCGTCTTATCTTTGCCGACTTGAAACAGGCTCGGGTCGTCCAGTAG
- a CDS encoding MlaD family protein has product MEERDKKTELLVGLFLTIGLLLIALLVLQFGSVRELFKTSYEIVVPFPDGTGIRDGTPVRLGGSKVGKVPRQPVLDADFKGVLITLEIYDSVKIPKDAKFGIGTAGLLGDSFIEIRTTGSKEQTYIEPGTELPKENVVGATGLGALQDSAKDLGKQAEDVLAEIKLAVKDLRVSLDKINGKALGDDNMKELKESFAHLNSVLKRLDEKTLGEETSKDVKEAVASFKEAAKSMQLAAQKFDPIVTKLGNASGKIESAAGKADTVMGNADKAIKSIDEAAVSLGKVGTDLRKGEGLLPALIHDRSLKNEFSMLISNLRQKGILWYKDKAGEQQVKPSQTQPQQQPQPQKPEKRSGLFRR; this is encoded by the coding sequence ATGGAAGAACGCGACAAGAAAACCGAGCTGCTGGTGGGGCTGTTCCTCACCATCGGCCTGCTGCTGATTGCACTGTTGGTGCTCCAGTTCGGCAGTGTCCGGGAGCTTTTCAAGACCTCTTATGAAATCGTGGTGCCATTCCCGGATGGGACAGGCATTCGCGACGGTACGCCTGTGCGCTTGGGCGGTTCCAAAGTGGGCAAGGTGCCCCGTCAGCCCGTGTTGGATGCGGATTTCAAGGGGGTGCTCATCACGCTGGAGATCTATGACTCGGTGAAAATTCCCAAGGACGCCAAGTTCGGCATCGGTACGGCGGGCCTTCTGGGAGATTCCTTCATTGAAATCCGGACGACGGGATCCAAGGAGCAGACCTACATCGAACCCGGCACCGAGCTTCCCAAGGAGAACGTGGTGGGCGCCACCGGCCTTGGTGCGTTGCAGGATTCTGCCAAGGACCTGGGCAAGCAGGCGGAAGACGTGCTCGCTGAAATCAAACTCGCGGTGAAGGACCTCCGGGTGTCGCTCGACAAGATCAACGGCAAGGCACTGGGAGATGACAACATGAAGGAACTGAAGGAATCCTTTGCCCACCTCAACAGTGTCCTGAAGCGTCTGGACGAAAAGACGCTGGGCGAGGAGACCAGCAAGGACGTGAAGGAAGCCGTGGCCTCGTTCAAGGAGGCTGCCAAGTCCATGCAGCTGGCAGCCCAGAAGTTTGATCCGATCGTCACCAAGCTTGGCAACGCCTCAGGCAAAATCGAATCTGCAGCTGGCAAGGCGGACACGGTGATGGGAAATGCGGACAAGGCGATCAAGTCCATCGATGAGGCTGCGGTATCCCTGGGCAAGGTGGGCACGGATCTGCGCAAGGGGGAGGGGTTGTTGCCTGCCCTTATTCATGACCGTTCCTTGAAGAACGAGTTCTCGATGCTCATCAGCAATCTCCGGCAGAAGGGCATTCTCTGGTACAAGGACAAGGCGGGGGAACAGCAGGTGAAGCCGTCCCAGACCCAGCCACAACAGCAGCCCCAACCCCAGAAGCCTGAGAAGCGCTCGGGGCTTTTCCGCCGGTGA
- a CDS encoding ABC transporter ATP-binding protein, whose protein sequence is MALSPDSKPFIEVRGLKKKIGKQEILRGVNLDVYRGETLVLIGPSGEGKSVLLKHLIGLMKPDEGTIKIDGTSLTGLRERQLAPLRKQIGILFQNAALFDSLTLEQNVAFPLHEAGVKDQKEITDRVHEALDVVELANHKQKMPVNLSGGMRKRAGIARAIISRPACVLYDEPTSGLDPIVSDVIDQMIMRLQKRYHMTAIVVTHDMKSVFKISNRVAMLKGGVIHFLGTPDELRHCPAQDVQDFIEGKSDIEG, encoded by the coding sequence ATGGCACTTTCCCCCGATTCCAAGCCCTTCATCGAAGTCCGAGGCCTTAAGAAAAAAATAGGCAAGCAGGAGATTCTTCGTGGCGTGAACCTCGATGTCTATCGCGGGGAGACGCTGGTGCTCATCGGTCCCAGCGGCGAGGGCAAGAGCGTGCTGTTGAAGCACCTCATCGGCCTCATGAAGCCGGACGAGGGTACCATCAAGATCGATGGTACCAGCCTCACCGGCCTGCGCGAACGCCAACTCGCTCCGTTGCGCAAGCAGATTGGCATCCTCTTTCAGAACGCGGCTCTCTTCGACAGCCTCACGCTGGAGCAGAATGTGGCTTTCCCCCTGCATGAGGCGGGTGTGAAGGACCAGAAGGAAATCACAGACCGCGTGCACGAGGCGCTTGATGTGGTCGAGCTGGCCAACCACAAGCAGAAGATGCCGGTCAATCTCTCCGGGGGCATGCGCAAGCGCGCCGGCATTGCACGGGCCATCATCTCGCGCCCGGCGTGCGTGCTTTATGATGAGCCCACTTCAGGCCTGGACCCAATCGTCTCGGATGTGATCGACCAGATGATCATGCGCCTGCAGAAGCGCTATCACATGACGGCCATTGTCGTGACGCACGACATGAAGAGTGTTTTCAAGATCTCCAACCGGGTGGCGATGCTGAAGGGCGGGGTGATTCACTTCCTGGGGACGCCGGACGAACTCCGACACTGCCCGGCGCAGGACGTGCAGGATTTCATCGAGGGAAAATCGGACATCGAGGGATGA
- a CDS encoding MlaE family ABC transporter permease: MEALRLPGRAFLNFLTYMGQLMALLMDLGGAVRTGVWRMKLVAQQIVSIGFGSQVVVVVTGAFTGAVFTAQTYFKFKDFGVESGVGGIVSIAMCRELGPVLAGLMVTGRVGAAMAAEIGTMKVTEQIDALRAMAVHPVDYLVLPRFIAMMVSMPLLIAECIVFGLVASYLVTVMGFAVPHAWFITHITEHTNMEDVSCGMIKGFIFGILITIISCHQGLMAENGAVGVGKGTTSAVVFSSLALLIVNFFMSILLNYFFPLGTPM; the protein is encoded by the coding sequence ATGGAAGCCCTTCGATTGCCAGGCCGCGCCTTCTTGAATTTCCTGACCTACATGGGTCAACTGATGGCTCTGCTGATGGACCTTGGCGGCGCCGTGCGCACGGGTGTGTGGCGGATGAAACTGGTGGCGCAGCAGATTGTGTCCATTGGCTTCGGTTCTCAGGTGGTGGTGGTGGTGACCGGAGCGTTCACGGGGGCAGTCTTCACGGCTCAGACATACTTCAAATTCAAGGACTTCGGAGTGGAGTCCGGGGTGGGCGGCATTGTTTCCATCGCGATGTGCCGCGAACTGGGGCCTGTGCTGGCGGGACTCATGGTGACCGGGCGCGTGGGAGCCGCGATGGCGGCGGAGATCGGAACGATGAAGGTGACTGAGCAAATCGACGCGCTGCGCGCCATGGCGGTGCATCCGGTGGACTATCTCGTGCTGCCGCGATTTATTGCCATGATGGTCTCCATGCCGCTGCTCATCGCGGAGTGCATCGTGTTCGGCCTGGTCGCTTCCTATCTGGTCACGGTCATGGGCTTTGCGGTGCCGCATGCGTGGTTCATCACCCACATCACGGAGCACACGAATATGGAGGATGTGAGCTGCGGCATGATCAAGGGCTTCATCTTTGGGATTCTCATCACCATCATTTCCTGTCACCAAGGGCTGATGGCGGAGAATGGCGCGGTGGGAGTGGGCAAGGGAACGACGAGCGCTGTGGTGTTCTCTTCCCTGGCGCTTCTCATCGTGAATTTTTTCATGAGCATCCTGCTGAACTATTTCTTCCCGCTCGGCACGCCGATGTAG